A genomic window from Pannonibacter sp. XCT-53 includes:
- a CDS encoding DctP family TRAP transporter solute-binding subunit encodes MALAATAAGMLFGAPAHADPCQSGETVIRFSHVVTPAGNPKGDAAARLAARINAEMDGRACMQVFANAQLFDDDAVMEALLLGRVELAAPSLAKLEAYTLKYRLFDLPFLFKDAAAVDRFLGSEAGGTLLGAMRDLGFRGLAYWNSGLKQFSANRPLLLPADAAGLKFRIQPSDVAEAMISALGGTALRLPFRETRDALASGQVDGQENTWSNIYTQRFFAAQDGITETNHQLLAYLLVTSESWLNSLPGATRDQFLAIVAEVSAEANASVQRIERENRDRIVAAGVPIRALTSEQRQVWVEAMRPVWERFEGDIGRELIDAALDANRER; translated from the coding sequence ATGGCACTGGCTGCAACGGCGGCCGGCATGCTGTTCGGTGCCCCGGCCCATGCCGACCCCTGCCAGAGCGGGGAGACGGTCATCCGCTTCAGCCATGTGGTCACGCCGGCCGGCAATCCGAAGGGCGACGCGGCGGCGCGTCTGGCCGCGCGCATCAACGCGGAGATGGACGGTCGGGCCTGCATGCAGGTCTTTGCCAATGCGCAGCTGTTCGACGACGACGCGGTCATGGAGGCGCTGCTGCTGGGCAGGGTCGAACTGGCCGCCCCGTCGCTGGCCAAGCTGGAAGCCTACACGCTGAAATATCGGCTCTTCGACCTGCCCTTCCTGTTCAAGGACGCCGCCGCCGTCGACCGCTTTCTCGGCAGCGAGGCCGGCGGCACCCTGCTTGGCGCCATGCGGGACCTCGGCTTCCGTGGCCTCGCCTACTGGAACTCGGGCCTCAAGCAATTCTCCGCCAACCGCCCCCTGCTGCTGCCGGCCGACGCGGCCGGACTGAAGTTCCGGATCCAGCCGTCGGACGTGGCGGAGGCGATGATCTCGGCACTTGGCGGAACGGCGCTGCGGTTGCCCTTCCGCGAGACCCGCGATGCCCTCGCCTCCGGCCAGGTGGACGGGCAGGAGAACACCTGGTCCAACATCTACACGCAGCGCTTCTTCGCCGCGCAGGACGGCATCACGGAGACCAATCACCAGCTTCTGGCCTATCTGCTCGTCACCTCGGAGAGCTGGCTGAACAGCCTGCCCGGCGCAACCCGCGACCAGTTCCTGGCCATCGTCGCCGAGGTGAGTGCCGAGGCGAATGCCAGCGTCCAGCGCATCGAGCGGGAAAACAGGGACCGCATCGTCGCAGCCGGCGTCCCGATCCGCGCGCTGACGAGCGAGCAGCGGCAGGTCTGGGTGGAAGCCATGCGGCCGGTCTGGGAGCGCTTTGAGGGCGACATCGGCCGGGAGCTGATCGACGCGGCCCTCGACGCCAACCGGGAGCGCTGA